The following proteins are co-located in the Desulfobacterales bacterium genome:
- a CDS encoding MTH1187 family thiamine-binding protein encodes MIASFSVVPVGTGEELKENIARIVPIIEQSGLVYVMGAMQTTVEGDSEKVIEVIMKCHQHMKTAAPRVLTHIAIDDRQGAKGRLKGKVSDVEAVLGRSVSHE; translated from the coding sequence ATGATTGCCAGTTTTTCTGTCGTTCCTGTCGGAACCGGCGAGGAACTCAAGGAAAACATCGCCCGGATCGTTCCCATTATCGAGCAGTCCGGACTGGTTTATGTCATGGGTGCGATGCAAACAACCGTGGAAGGCGATTCGGAAAAAGTAATAGAAGTAATTATGAAGTGCCATCAACATATGAAGACGGCCGCGCCGCGCGTTCTCACCCATATCGCCATCGATGATCGCCAAGGGGCAAAAGGGCGGCTGAAGGGGAAAGTCAGTGACGTTGAGGCGGTACTTGGAAGGAGTGTCTCCCATGAATGA
- a CDS encoding aminotransferase class I/II-fold pyridoxal phosphate-dependent enzyme, translating into MNQKSDYQFNTRVIHAAQSPGDWQGSTLPPIFQTASHHHHTAENLSDTFAGKTDDHIYMRLTNPTNRSLEEKLTALEGGRKGVVTGSGMAAITNACLALLRAGDEFVTGNSLFMSTYVLFANIFKKYGITARLVESTDMDAIENAINAKTRFVYLETIGNPKMDVPDLYRAAGIAHGNKIPLVVDNTMATPCLCRPLELGADIVIHSTTKYLAGHGAATGGIIIDGGNFSWPEQRFPDFKPFIEKKGRLAYIDKLWREHHINFGTTQAPLHSYLTMIGIDTLALRMERHNANAMAVAQYLQKRPEVLWVNYPGLPDHPSNPVARKQFGDKGCGGVVAFGLKNEDECFKFIKGLNLVYHLANLGDCKTLVIHPYSSQYLSFDEPTRQKLSISPDLVRLSVGIEAVEDICEDLGRALDRLSG; encoded by the coding sequence ATGAACCAAAAAAGCGATTACCAATTTAATACCCGGGTTATACATGCCGCACAGTCCCCCGGTGACTGGCAGGGCTCAACCCTTCCGCCCATTTTTCAAACAGCCTCGCACCATCACCACACGGCTGAAAACCTAAGCGATACCTTTGCCGGAAAGACCGACGACCACATCTACATGCGGCTTACAAATCCGACAAACCGAAGCCTGGAAGAAAAACTGACGGCATTGGAGGGAGGCCGGAAGGGCGTTGTAACGGGTTCGGGAATGGCGGCCATAACCAACGCCTGCCTTGCGCTTTTGCGTGCCGGCGATGAGTTTGTTACCGGAAATTCTCTTTTCATGTCTACCTATGTTCTTTTTGCCAATATATTTAAAAAGTATGGTATTACGGCGCGCCTGGTTGAATCAACCGATATGGATGCAATAGAAAACGCCATAAACGCAAAAACCCGGTTTGTCTACCTGGAAACCATTGGAAATCCAAAGATGGATGTTCCGGATCTGTATCGGGCAGCCGGGATTGCGCACGGAAACAAAATCCCGCTGGTTGTGGACAACACCATGGCGACCCCCTGTCTTTGTCGTCCCCTGGAGCTTGGCGCCGACATTGTGATCCATTCCACCACAAAATACCTTGCCGGCCACGGCGCCGCCACGGGCGGAATTATAATAGACGGCGGAAATTTTTCATGGCCTGAGCAACGGTTTCCGGATTTCAAGCCCTTTATCGAGAAAAAAGGCCGGCTGGCATACATAGACAAGCTGTGGCGGGAGCATCACATCAATTTCGGAACGACCCAGGCGCCTTTGCATTCATATTTGACCATGATAGGAATCGATACGCTGGCGCTTCGCATGGAGCGGCACAATGCCAACGCGATGGCAGTGGCGCAATATCTCCAAAAAAGACCCGAGGTTTTGTGGGTCAATTACCCGGGACTGCCGGATCATCCGTCAAACCCTGTTGCCCGGAAACAATTCGGAGATAAAGGATGTGGCGGGGTGGTGGCGTTTGGCCTGAAAAACGAGGATGAGTGTTTCAAATTCATCAAGGGCTTGAATCTGGTTTATCATCTTGCCAACCTCGGAGACTGCAAGACCCTTGTCATTCACCCCTATTCGTCCCAGTATCTCTCTTTTGACGAACCAACACGGCAGAAGCTCTCCATTTCCCCGGATTTGGTCCGGCTTTCGGTGGGCATCGAAGCGGTGGAGGACATCTGTGAGGATCTGGGCCGGGCCCTGGATCGCCTGTCAGGATAA
- a CDS encoding transcriptional regulator, whose translation MDSKEFSIVRKKLNKTQRQLAQLLGTSIKAVHSYEQGWRSVPVHVERQMLFLVTRKRALQEELKPCWEVMGCPLEQMRNCPAWEFQAGTLCWFINGTICEGDALKTWKEKMILCRSCTVLKSQVS comes from the coding sequence AAAGAATTTTCAATCGTCCGAAAGAAACTCAATAAAACCCAGCGGCAGCTGGCGCAGCTCCTTGGCACCTCGATCAAGGCTGTGCACAGCTATGAGCAGGGGTGGCGCTCGGTTCCGGTTCATGTGGAAAGACAGATGCTCTTTCTGGTGACCAGAAAGAGGGCTTTGCAGGAGGAATTAAAACCCTGCTGGGAGGTTATGGGCTGTCCTTTGGAGCAGATGAGGAACTGTCCCGCCTGGGAGTTTCAGGCCGGAACCCTGTGCTGGTTCATCAACGGCACCATCTGCGAGGGAGATGCCCTCAAAACATGGAAGGAAAAGATGATATTGTGCAGATCCTGCACGGTATTGAAATCTCAAGTTTCTTAA